DNA from Gemella massiliensis:
TTAGAAGCAATAACTTTACTTGTCATTTCAGCCCATGTTGATACTTTTTCTCCATTAACCTCAGTAACTACATCACCGGATTTTAAACCTGCCGAAGCAGCGGGATAATTGGTTGCTAATTCTCCCAGACGTGTACTGTTAGTTGGAACGCCGCTATACAAAGATATTCCTAAAAATATCGCCAGTGCTAAAACAAAGTTCATTAACGGGCCTGCAAATAGTGTCCAGAATTTTTTCCCCCATGAATGTGATGAAAACATACGCTCAATGGGTGCGATTTGTTCTTCCATTCCATTAAAAACTACACAAGCATCTTTTCTTACACTATATCTTTCAATAGCTTCCCCAACAAAACCTTCAATAAATAATTGTTCAGTTAATTCAAAATCGTTTAATTCAATTGGTAATAAGTCAACATCATTTGTTTTATCAAGAATAATTTTCTCAACTTTATCATTATTATCTAATTTTAAACTAACGTGCATACCTTTTTTTAAATCATATGGTGATACATCATTGTTAAAATCAAAAACATTATCGGGCATCTTAACATAACCGCCAATTGGTAGTAAACGAATTGTAAAGTTTGTTTCTCCTATTTTTTTATGGAAAATCTTCGGCCCCATTCCTATTGCAAACTCTTGACATAAAATACCGGAACGTTTTGCAACTATAAAATGACCGAACTCATGTATTGTTACAACAACAAAAAATATTAATATAAATGCGATTATTCCTTGCATCTAATACTCCCTTCTATAAACTATGCTATTAAATTAAGCAACAATGCTAAGCATGGT
Protein-coding regions in this window:
- the rseP gene encoding RIP metalloprotease RseP; translation: MQGIIAFILIFFVVVTIHEFGHFIVAKRSGILCQEFAIGMGPKIFHKKIGETNFTIRLLPIGGYVKMPDNVFDFNNDVSPYDLKKGMHVSLKLDNNDKVEKIILDKTNDVDLLPIELNDFELTEQLFIEGFVGEAIERYSVRKDACVVFNGMEEQIAPIERMFSSHSWGKKFWTLFAGPLMNFVLALAIFLGISLYSGVPTNSTRLGELATNYPAASAGLKSGDVVTEVNGEKVSTWAEMTSKVIASNGSELTLKVVCDGQTQEIKVTPKEDTTIKKGKEVKTYKLGINPAYERDYLRAIKNGFSQTLYYGTMIFTGIVNLFVSIFRGGFSLNQLGGPVAIYEMSSAAAQSGLITTLRWTGILSVNLGLMNLIPIPVLDGGRIVFVIYEAIFKKPINKKAQYYMTVAFGLLLMALMLAVTWNDIQRLFGK